Part of the Methylomonas rapida genome is shown below.
TCGCTGCAAGGCGTCGCCGCTTTTTCGATCGCAGCAACAGCCGCAGTTACCGCGCTGTCGATGCCGCGTTTCAGGTCCATCGGGTTCATGCCGGCCGCAACGGCTTTCAAGCCTTCGTTGACGATAGCTTGCGCCAGAACGGTCGCAGTGGTGGTGCCGTCACCAGCGACGTCGGAAGTCTTGGAGGCGACTTCTTTCACCATTTGCGCCCCCATGTTTTCGAATTTGTCTTTCAATTCGATTTCTTTCGCAACGGAAACACCGTCTTTGGTGATGGTTGGTGCGCCGAAGCTTTTATCCAGAACTGCGTTACGGCCTTTAGGACCCAAAGTGACTTTCACTGCGTTAGCCAAAATGTTTACACCCGCAACCATCAATGTGCGCGCGTCGCTACCAAATTTTACGTCTTTTGCTGCCATTTCTTGTTCCTTTAACGATTAAGTAATTGATAAACAGTCGTTGCGATTAGCCCAAAATGCCCATGATGTCGTCTTCACGCATGATGATATATTGCTCACCATCGACTTTGACTTCGGTGCCGGAATATTTACCGAACAACACTTTGTCACCGACTTTCACTGCCATGGGGCGGACTTGGCCGTTGTCCAACGCTTTGCCTTCACCGACTGCCAATACTTCGCCTTCGCTGGGTTTTTCCGCGGCAGAACCTGGCAGCACGATACCGCCAGCGGTTTTGGTTTCCTCTTCAACACGTTTTACGACGACACGGTCATGTAACGGACGAATTTTCATCAATGTCTCCTTAATGTAGATTAATGTTTAAGTTCAAATAAGTTATTAGCACTCTCTCGCAATGAGTGCTAATAATATCGGGGTTTTGCACTCTGTCAAGCTCTTTGGCATCATCTCCATTGACCTCATCACACCTTTCACCATGAACGACCAACAACTACTCCGATACAGCCGCCAAATCATGCTGCCGCAAGTCGATATTGCCGGTCAGCAAAAACTTCTCGATGCCAGGATATTGATCGTTGGCGCCGGCGGACTCGGCTCACCGGCCGCGATGTATCTGGCCGCGGCGGGTGTCGGTCAGATCACGATTTATGATGACGACCAAGTCGATTTAACCAATTTGCAACGCCAGATTGCTCACGACACCTCCGATATAGGGCTGGATAAAGTTATTTCAACCCTCAATACACTGAAAAAAATCAATCCGGACGTGCAAGTGCATGCGCGCAAGGCGCGCTTGCAGGATGAGTTATTGTTTGAAGAAGTGGCCACCGCCGATGTAGTGTTGGATTGCAGCGACAATTTCGCTACGCGCTTCGCAATCAATCGCGCCTGTGTTCAGCGCGAAACGGCCCTGGTTTCCGGTGCGGCGATTCGCTTTGAAGGCCAAATCAGCGTCTTCACGCCCGGCATCAACGACAGCCCTTGTTATAACTGTCTGTATCAAAGCGACGGCGAGGAATTACAAAACTGCGCCCGCAATGGTGTGATTGCGCCAATCACGGGTATCATAGGTAGCATTCAGGCCCTGGAGGCGATGAAACTGATCATGGCTATCGGGGAAAATCTGACCGGCCGCTTGCTATTACTGGACGGCCTGACAATGGAATGGCAAACCTTGCGCCTGAAAAAAAATCCGGCCTGCCCTACCTGCGGCAATCGATAAAGCAGTGGATACTAAAAAGCCGGGAAATTCCCGGCTTTTCGGTTTTGGCGATCGGCAGCGATTATTTTTTGCCGATCAATCCCTTAGCCATGTTGATCACTTTGCCGGCCACGTTCAAAACAGCCGACTCACTATCGCCATGCGGCTCGATGTCGCCAAACGGTTCGCCATTTTTCATGGTGTACATATAAATAAAGTAGCCCAACGGCGCGAACGCAAAACAGGCAATCACCAGCATCCAAATCCAAAGTTCAATTACACCACCCATAGCCCCCTCCAATTTGTTGTTTTTGTTTTTTAAAATAAGGTTTTGACCTTGAGATTGACTATAACCCCATCCGCATTGGGGAGACAAGTGTAAATTTTTTGTTTCAAATTCATGATACATACGTATAACCTTGCAAGCCATGAGCGCTAGGTTGTCTTACCCATAACGGAGTCCACGATGAAACCGCAGAAAACCGACTGGCACAGTCTGTCCGCAGAAGAACTGCTAAAAACGTTGCAGGTCGAAGCTCAACAAGGCTTGAGCGAAACGGAAGTTCAAAAACGCCTTGAAACTTACGGCCAAAACAAACTGACACCGCGCAAAGGCAAAAACCCTTTGCTGCTGTTTCTGCTGCAATTCCATCAACCCCTGGTTTACATCCTGATCATTTCCGCAACGATTACCGCTTTTTTGCAAGAATGGGTCGATAGCAGCGTCATATTCGGTGTCGTCATTGTCAACGCAATCATTGGCTTCATTCAGGAAGCCAATGCCCTGCGGGCCATCAATGCTTTGGCGCAGGGGCTCAACATCTCTAGCACGGTATTGCGTGCTGGCCAGCGGCGCCAGATATCGGCCAGCGAATTGACCCCAGGCGATATCGTGTTTTTACAGTCCGGTGACAAGGTTCCTGCCGACTTACGCTTACTGCAAATCCGGGAATTGCAAATCGACGAATCGGCGCTGACTGGCGAGTCGGTGCCTGTGGAGAAGCAAATCGGCCTACTCGACACCGCCACGGTGTTGGCTGACCGTAATAACATGGCTTATTCATCCACCTTGGTCACGTATGGCAGCGGACTCGGTGTCGTCGTGGAAACCGGCGATCGCACCGAAATCGGCCTGATCAATCGCATGATCGCCAGCGCTACGGATCTGGAAACGCCATTGACCCAAAAAATCAGCCAATTCAGTCAATTGTTGCTGTGGGTCATCGTCGATTGCGCCGTAATCACCTTTGCCGTCGGCGTCTGGCGCGGCCAATCGATGCTGGACATGTTCATGGCCTCGGTCGCCTTGGCGGTGGGCGCGATACCCGAAGGCTTGCCGGCCGCGATCACCATTACGCTGGCCATCGGCGTCTCTCGCATGGCCAAACGCCATGCCATCATCCGTAAACTGCCCGCGGTAGAAACACTGGGCAGCACCACGGTAATCTGTTCCGACAAAACCGGCACACTGACCCAAAATCAGATGACGGTACAGGCGATTTACACTGGCAGCGAGTATTACGAGGTAACCGGTAGTGGCTATACGCCCGAAGGTGGCTTCAAGCAAAACGGCAAAGAAATCGATCCAAACAAGCACCCCACATTGCTGGAATGCCTCAAAGCGGGTCTATTGTGTAACGATGCCCGCTTGGTAGCCGACCTGGATCATTGGCGGATCGAGGGTGATCCAACCGAAGGCGCTTTATTGGTAGCGGCTCACAAAGCCGGTCTGCACCACGCTAGTGTCAGTACCAGTCACCCCAGGCTTGATGCCATACCTTTCGAGTCGCAATATCAGTTCATGGCCACGTTGCATCACAACCTGGCTCAGGATGCTCGTCATGTATATCTGAAAGGCTCGCTGGAAAGCTTGCTGCCACGTTGCGTGGACATGTTTGACCCACAAATGCAAAGCGTGCCGCTCGACAATGCCTCCCTCCAGCGCCAAGTCGAAGCCATGGCGGCAAAGGGTTTGCGAGTTTTGGCATTTGCCCGTTGCAAACACGGCGACAACGAGGTTCAACACGAGGAAGTCTGCACCGGCCTGACCTTTTTGGGCTTACAAGCCATGATCGATCCGCCGAGGCCAGAAGCCGCCGCCTCTATTGCGGCCTGCTATCGCGCCGGTATTCAAGTCAAAATGATCACCGGAGACCACCCCATCACCGCCTTGTCCATCGCCCGCCAACTGGGCATGCGCCAAACCGAACGCGTCATCAGTGGCGCCGAACTGCAAGCCATAGACGAAAGTCAGTATCCTCAGCTAGTAGAGGAATGTTCCGTTTACGCCCGCATTGCTCCGGAGCAAAAACTGAAGCTGGTAGAAGCCTTGCAAAGCAAGGGGCATGTGGTGGCAATGACAGGCGACGGTGTCAATGATGCACCGGCCCTACGGCAAGCCAACATAGGCGTGGCGATGGGTTTGGGCGGCACCGAAGTCGCCAAGGAAGCGGCGGCGATGATTTTGACCGACGATCATTTCGCCACCATTGAGGCTGCCGTCGAAGAGGGTCGCGGCGTGTTCGATAATTTGGTCAAATTCATCGCCTGGACCTTGCCGACCAATCTCGGCGAAGGTTTGGTCATCACTGCTGCGGTATTCGCCAATGTCGCTTTGCCCATCACTCCGCTGCAAATTCTCTGGATCAACATGACCACGGCCGTTTTATTGGGCTTGATGCTGGCGTTCGAACCCAAGGAGCCCGAACTGATGGACAGACAGCCGCGCGACCCCAAACAGCCTATTCTGACCAAGCATTTGGTTTTTCGGATTTGTCTGGTTGGCGTCTTGCTATTGGCAGGGGCGTTCGGCTTGTTCGAATATGCATTGGCTCAAGGCAAATCCCTGGCCGTGGCACGCTCGATCGCCGTCAATGTATTCGTATTCTGTGAGCTGTTTTACCTGTTCAACTGCCGCTCATTGAATTATTCGATGTTCCATGTCGGCTTGTTTTCCAACCTATGGGTTATCTTCGGCGTTGTCAGCATGACGCTGTTGCAATTGCTGTTTACCTATTGGCCACCCATGCAGGCGCTTTTCGGTAGCGCCGCAATCGACCGGGAAGATTGGCTATTGATCATCGGTGCAGGACTGATTGTGTACACCATGGTCGGCATAGAAAAATTCATTTGGCGGCGATTTGTCTTGAACTAAATGCTGATCAGGAAAAAGCCGGTTCATGAAGTAAGAGCAAGCACATTTGAAATGTCGTGCAATAAAGAGATGCCAAATCCCTACATCCTTATCCGGAGAAGTTGATGGAGACAAAACCACCGCTGCCACCTTTCACCCTGGAATCCGCCGCGCAAAAAGTGCGCATGGCGGAAGATGCCTGGAATAGCCGAGATCCCGACCGGGTAGTGCAAGTCTATACCGAAGACACGATTTGGCGGAACCGCGCCGAATTTCCGGTCGGCCGTGCTCAAGTGCATGCCTTTTTACAACGCAAATGGGCCAAAGAACTGGATTACCGCTTAATCAAGGAATTATGGGCAACGACCGGCAATCGAATTGCGGTACGCTTTGCCTACGAATGGCACGACGATGCCGGCAACTGGTTTCGCAGTTATGGCAACGAGAATTGGGAATTCAATGGATATGGCTTGATGCAACGACGCTTCGCCAGCATCAACGATTTACCGATAAAACCTGAAGAGCGCCTGTTCCACTGGCCGTTGGGGCGGCGTCCAGACGAACATCCCGGCTTGAGCGAGTTAGGACTTTGAAAGAGAGGGGGGCGGAAGAATCCGCCCCTTACGCCAGCCTTAGTGGCTGACTTCGACTTTACCGCCTTTAGGCTGGCCGATTTCGCTCAACATGCTGTTGAACCAGTCGGTGTCGATATTGAACGGTTTGCCGCCCTTGATGCGCGGGAACTCGATCGCACGCAACACGTTGCCGTTGTCTTCGTCGTGACCGATCACGCCAGACTCGCGGCGGAACGCGCACTCGACCGCCAAGTCGGCGCACGATTTGATCAAACGCATGTCGTCAACGTTGGAAGCAGAAGCCCGGGCGAAGTATCCCGATTTTTGTACCAGGGTTTTTTCCGCGCCTATCATCTGCGCGAATTGCTCGCCGAACCATTTACCAGGGTTGACCGCATCCAGTTTGATGTGACCGAACGCATCGCGCGGCACTTCCTGGCCTTTGGCCTGCATTTCCGCGACGATAGCTTCGACACCGGCACCTTCAGAAACGAAGATGTTGACGCAATCGACTTTGTCCATCACTTCGCGCAGACGCTTGGCTTCGGCTTCCAGGTCGATCGCCATTTCCGGAACGAATACCGCGTGCACTTCATAAGATTCACGAGTCAAACCCAATTCCGGCAACCACTCGGCACGGTCCAGTAATTTGCGATATTCCTGTGCGGTTGCCGCCGTCAGCCAGCCGCAGTTACGGCCCATCACTTCGTGTACGATCAGCATGCGTGGGTTGGCGTTGTTTTCGGCCACCACGTTCATGAAATAACGCGCGCCCTGCTCGGCGGCAGTCCAAGCACCTAGTGATTGCTTGATCGGAAATACGTCGTTATCGACGGTTTTAGGTAAACCAATGACGGTCAGTCCGTAATTATTTCTGGCCAGGAATGCTGCCAAATCCGCTGCTGCCGTATTGGTATCATCGCCGCCGATGGTATGCAGAATATCGACACCATCCTTAACCAATTGATCAGCGGCGACTTTTTGCGGATCTTCACCCTCTTTGACCAAACCGCGTTTCACGCAGTCTTTGACATTAGTCAATTTGACGCGGCTGTTGCCGATCACAGAACCGCCAAAACGTTGCAGAACACCCGCCTTTTTACGCACTTCGGCCGTTACTGGATAAGAATCGCCCAGCAACAGGCCTTTATAACCGCCGCGATAGCAGATGATTTCTATGCTAGGATCGATTTCGGTATAACGTTCGATCAAACTACCGATTGCGGAATTCAAACAAGGCGCCAAGCCGCCTGCTGTCAGTATTGCAACTTTTTTAGGTTTGTTCATGAGCGTGTAGAAGTTAAAGTTAAGAAAAAACCAATGACAAAATCGAATATCAGCCGTTAAGTGATAGGGCCATGTGACCACATCTCAGCCATTCGCACTATGAGTGTGCTAATCAGTGATTTTAACACAAGGTTTTATATTTTCAGGCAAGTTGTCGCCAAGTCGAAGCTATCCGTTTGTTTACGAATAGGATGGCATCTGACAGCATTTTCATGTTCGCCAACCCTACACAAAAAATTCAGCATGTGCGTAAGTCTATCGGCTTAAATACATTTTCCCCGTATACAGAGGAACTGCTAAACATAATGAGCCAAACTAAGCGTTCGTCACCCAATCGCTGACCAGCTGACAAAACACATCGGGAGCCTCGACATATAGCCAATGCCCGGTATTGGGAATTTCAACGATTTCCGCATGAGGGAAGAATTTAAACACCGCTTCTTGCTGAATATATGCCGAATGCTGTCCAGCAATGAACAAGGTCTTTTGTCCGAATGATTGGCCAACCATATCAGGAAAACCGACGATGTTGTGCGCCGTGGCCCGGATATAATCCAGGTTGATTCGCCAATAATAAGCACCGTCCCGGAGCTGCAAATTCTGCAACAAAAACTGACGAAAGGCCAAGTCTGGAATAGCTTCGGCCAAAAAATGATCGGCTTCTTTTCGATTATTGATATGCGCCAACGGCAACTGCTTGAGGGCTTCAATCATGTTATCAAAGCTATGGTTATAACTGATCGGAGCAATGTCAGCGACCATTAATGTTTCGACACGCTCTGGATAGGACAAGGCAAACGACATCGCCACTTTGCCTCCCATGCTATGCCCCAGCAGATGTGCTTTATGCAGGCCTAATTTATTCAAAAATGCCAGGACATCATCCGCCATCAATGGGTAATTCATATGTTCGCTATGGGGAGAAGCGCCATGATTTCGCATGTCCAATGCATATACATGATGCTTCTCTGCCAATCGCTTAGCCACGGTACGCCAATTTTTGGAAGATGCCAAAAAACCGTGCAGGATTACCACGGGACAGTGATCGGGATTTCCGTGACTTTCGAATACGAGTTCAACCGGCTTCATGACAAAAATCAAGCAAAACCAAACAGCGCGCCCAATAAGCCACCAAATACACCTCCCCAAACCACCAACCAACCCAAGTGTTTTTTGATAATGGCTTGCACGATTTCTTTGACCATTTGCGGTGTCAATTCGGCAAGGCGCTTATCAATCACCACTTCGATTTTACTGGTTAAATCTTCACTGATTTTATGAGCATTCAGACCTTGCTGTAATGCATGTTTGAAACGCTCCGACTCCACCATGTCGGTCAATGTGTGTTGCATTTTCTCGATAAAAGATTGCTTCAGCGGCAGCAATGCATCTTCACCGCCCATCATCATCAACATGCCACCAAACGAAGAATTCATGATAGCCGATACCAATCCTTCATAGACTTTATCGTAGTCAACGGCATTCAACAGCGGGCCAAGATTTAACACTTTTCCACCTTGTTTTTCTTCGTTCTCGATAAACTGCTCAATGTGATCCGCAGTGAAAAACTGTTCCATCATCAAGTTTTTAATCGAGGCTTTGAACTCTTCGAACCGTGCCGGAATGATCCCTGATCCGTACAAAAACGGTACTTTTTCGAACAACATGTGAATAGCCAGCCAGTTGGTAATGGCTCCCGAAAAAGCAAAAAAACCAACTGCTTTAATGACGTCAGGATACAAGGGGCTGACATAACCTATAGCTATGACCAATAAGGATATCAGATTGGTAACCGAGCTTTTATTTAAGAAAGTTTTCATAGATGCTGAACTCTGGGAAACATGAGGCTTATGAAAAGACATAAAAAAAGCCCATTCAAAGCTGAATGGGCTTTTGGTTTTGGAGCTTGGCGATGACCTACTTTCACATGGCAAACTGCCACACTATCATCGGCGCAAAGCGGTTTCACTTCCGAGTTCGGGATGGGATCGGGTGGTTCACGCTCGCTATGGTCACCAAGCAAACGGTGTTGGCTGACGTCCTTTGGACTCAACCGTCATGCACAGGGTGGGGCTTTAGCCTTAACCTGTCTTCATGGAAATCTGTATGCGGTGGTTCTCTCAGCTTTCAGCTTTTTGTCAACTGACCCAAACGCATTGGGTGTTATATGGTCAAGCCTCACGGGCAATTAGTACACGTTAGCTACGCCCATTACTGGACTTCCACACCGTGCCTATCAACGTCGTCGTCTCCAACGGCCCTTCAGGGGACTTATAGTCCCAGTGAGATCTCATCTTGGGAGGGGCTTCCCGCTTAGATGCTTTCAGCGGTTATCCTGTCCGAACGTGGCTACCCAGCAATGCCCTTGGCAGGACAACTGGAACACCAGAGGTTCGTCCACTTCGGTCCTCTCGTACTAGAAGCAGCTTCCCTCAAATCTCAAACGCCCACGGCAGATAGGGACCGAACTGTCTCACGACGTTCTGAACCCAGCTCGCGTACCACTTTAAATGGCGAACAGCCATACCCTTGGGACCTGCTTCAGCCCCAGGATGTGATGAGCCGACATCGAGGTGCCAAACACCGCCGTCGATATGAACTCTTGGGCGGTATCAGCCTGTTATCCCCGGCGTACCTTTTATCCGTTGAGCGATGGCCCTTCCATACAGAACCACCGGATCACTAAGACCTACTTTCGTACCTGCTCGACTTGTCCGTCTCGCAGTCAAGCACCCTTATGCCTTTGCACTCATTGCCTGATTTCCGACCAGGCTGAGGGTACCTTCGTGCTCCTCCGTTACTCTTTGGGAGGAGACCGCCCCAGTCAAACTACCCACCAGACACTGTCCCTAACCCGGATCACGGGTCGAGGTTAGAACTCCAAACATACCAGGGTGGTATTTCAAGGTTGGCTCCACCCCGGCTGGCGCCGGGGCTTCACAGCCTCCCACCTATCCTACACAAGTAGGTTCAAAGTCCAGTGTCAAGCTATAGTAAAGGTGCACGGGGTCTTTCCGTCTAGCCGCGGGTACACTGCATCTTCACAGCGATTTCAATTTCACTGAGTCCCAGGTGGAGACAGTGTGGCCATCGTTACGCCATTCGTGCAGGTCGGAACTTACCCGACAAGGAATTTCGCTACCTTAGGACCGTTATAGTTACGGCCGCCGTTTACTGGGGCTTCGATCAAGAGCTTCTCCGAAGATAACCCCATCAATTAACCTTCCAGCACCGGGCAGGCGTCACACCCTATACGTCCACTTTCGTGTTTGCAGAGTGCTATGTTTTTGCTAAACAGTCGCAGCCACCGATTTTTTGCAACCGCCTTACGCTCCATCCGCGAGGGACTTCACTTATCAACGGCATACCTTCTCCCGAAGTTACGGTATCATTTTGCCTAGTTCCTTCACCTGGGTTCTCTCAAGCGCCTTAGAATTTTCATCCCACCCACCTGTGTCGGTTTAGGGTACGGCCGCATGTAACCTGAAGCTTAGAGGTTTTTCTTGGAAGCTGGGCATCTATCACTTCCTCTGCAAGCAGAGTCGTCATCACTTCTCAGCATATAGACTCCCGGATTTGCCTAAGAGTCCTGCCTACCTGCTTAAACTGACACTTCCAACCGTCAGCTGATATAGCCTTCTCCGTCACCCCATCGCAGTTACATCCGGTACAGGAATATTAACCTGTTTTCCATCGACTACGCCTTTCGGCCTCGCCTTAGGTGCCGACTAACCCTGCGTCGATTAACGTTGCGCAGGAAACCTTGGGTTTTCGGCGAGGGAGTTTTTCACTCCCTTTATCGTTACTTATGTCAGCATTCGCACTTCTGATACCTCCAGCCGACTTCTCAATCGACCTTCGCAGGCGTACAGAACGCTCCTCTACCACTCACGCTTACGCGTAAATCCGTAGCTTCGGTACTATGCTTAGCCCCGGTAAATCTTCCGCGCAGACCGACTCGACCAGTGAGCTATTACGCTTTCTTTAAAGGGTGGCTGCTTCTAAGCCAACCTCCTGGCTGTCTGGGCCTTTCCACATCGTTTCCCACTGAGCATAGATTTGGGGACCTTAGCTGACGGTCTGGGCTGTTTCCCTTTTCACGACGGACCTTATCACCCGCCGTGTGTCTCCCGTGCTTGCACTTTCTGGTATTCGGAGTTTGCATCGGGTTGGTAAGTCGGGATGACCCCCTAGCCGAAACAGTGCTCTACCCCCAGAAGCGATACACGAGGCGCTACCTAAATAGCTTTCGAGGAGAACCAGCTATCTCCGAGCTTGATTAGCCTTTCACTCCGATCCACAACTCATCCCCTACCTTTTCAACGGGAGTGGGTTCGGTCCTCCAGTGTGTGTTACCACACCTTCAACCTGGTCATGGATAGATCGCCCGGTTTCGGGTCTACACCTTGCGACTAAACGCCCTATTAAGACTCGGTTTCCCTACGCCTCCCCTATTCGGTTAAGCTTGCCACAAAATGTAAGTCGCTGACCCATTATACAAAAGGTACGCAGTCACCCCACGAAGGGGCTCCCACTGCTTGTACGCATACGGTTTCAGGTTCTATTTCACTCCGCTCTCCGCGGTTCTTTTCGCCTTTCCCTCACGGTACTGGTTCACTATCGGTCAGTAAGGAGTATTTAGCCTTGGAGGATGGTCCCCCCATATTCAGTCAACGTTTCACGTGCGCCGACCTACTCGATTTCACTAAAAACAGGTTTTCGTGTACGGGGCTATCACCCTGTATCGCCGGACTTTCCAGACCGTTCCACTAACCTAAATCTAGCTTAAGGGCTAGTCCCCGTTCGCTCGCCACTACTTAGGGAATCTCGGTTGATTTCTTTTCCTCCGGGTACTTAGATGTTTCAGTTCTCCGGGTTCGCTTCAGTGAGCTATGTATTCACTCAAAGATGACCAGCTTATGCTGGCCGGGTTGCCCCATTCAGAGATCGCCGGATCAAAGGTTGTTTGCCACCTCCCCGACGCTTTTCGCAGGCTACCACGTCTTTCATCGCCTCTTACTGCCTAGGCATCCACCGTATGCGCTTATTCACTTGACCATATAACCCGAATACGTCTGTATTTTGGTTATCAGTCGCTGACATGTTCGCTGATGTATTGCTTGAGAACGCTTTGCGTTTTTGACGTTCGTCTTGGCCTTGCGGCTGACGCGCGTTTCAATTCGCATTACGCTTCAGTTTTGATCGTTTCCGATCAAGACTTTACAGATTTCCATATTGTTAAAGAGCTATTGATACGAATATCAATGCTATAAACCCTGAGTTTCGATCACGGCCTTCCGGCATTGATCATCAAGTCTTATAGCGTTGCTATCGGTATCTTGGCAGGTTCGACGCGACGTTTATCCACTCATGTGGCTATGGTGGAGCCAGGGAGGATCGAACTCCCGACCTCCTGCGTGCAAGGCAGGCGCTCTCCCAGCTGAGCTATGGCCCCGATGTGATTAAGACTTTCGCCTTTTTCGTTAGTTGGTGGGTCTGGGAGGATTTGAACCTCCGACCTCACCCTTATCAGGGGTGCGCTCTAACCAACTGAGCTACAGACCCAGGTGCGTCTTTCAATCGAAATAATTTGTTGTGAGCACGTATCAGGTGTTCTGTCTTTGTAAGGAGGTGATCCAGCCCCAGGTTCCCCTAGGGCTACCTTGTTACGACTTCACCCCAGTCATGAATCACAAAGTGGTAAGCGCCCTCCCGAAGGTTAAACTACCTACTTCTTTTGCAACCCACTCCCATGGTGTGACGGGCGGTGTGTACAAGGCCCGGGAACGTATTCACCGCGGCATTCTGATCCGCGATTACTAGCGATTCCGACTTCATGCAGTCGAGTTGCAGACTGCAATCCGGACTAGGATCGGCTTTTTGGGATTGGCTGGCTCTCGCGAGTTCGCAACCCTCTGTACCGACCATTGTAGCACGTGTGTAGCCCTACCCATAAGGGCCATGATGACTTGACGTCGTCCCCACCTTCCTCCGGTTTATCACCGGCAGTCTCCCTAGAGTTCCCGGCCGAACCGCTGGCAACTAAGGATAAGGGTTGCGCTCGTTACGGGACTTAACCCAACATCTCACGACACGAGCTGACGACAGCCATGCAGCACCTGTCTCTCGGTTCCCGAAGGCACCAAGTCATCTCTGACAAGTTCCGAGGATGTCAAGGGTAGGTAAGGTTCTTCGCGTTGCATCGAATTAAACCACATGCTCCACCGCTTGTGCGGGCCCCCGTCAATTCATTTGAGTTTTAGCCTTGCGGCCGTACTCCCCAGGCGGTCAACTTAATACGTTAGCTCCACCACTAAGTTCTTTAAGAACCCAACGGTTAGTTGACATCGTTTACGGCGTGGACTACCAGGGTATCTAATCCTGTTTGCTACCCACGCTTTCGTACCTCAGCGTCAGTTTGAGTCCAGAGAGCCGCCTTCGCCACTGGTGTTCCTTCAGATCTCTACGCATTTCACCGCTACACCTGAAATTCCACTCTCCTCTACTCAACTCTAGTTCCCCAGTATCAAATGCAGTTCCCAGGTTAAGCCCAGGGCTTTCACATCTGACTTAAAAAACCGCCTACGCACGCTTTACGCCCAGTAATTCCGATTAACGCTTGCACCCTCCGTATTACCGCGGCTGCTGGCACGGAGTTAGCCGGTGCTTCTTGTATGGGTAATGTCAGTCTACCGGGTATTAACCGATAGGTGTTCCTTCCCATTGAAAGTGCTTTACAACCCTCAGGCCTTCTTCACACACGCGGTATTGCTGGATCAGGCTTGCGCCCATTGTCCAATATTCCCCACTGCTGCCTCCCGTAGGAGTCTGGGCCGTGTCTCAGTCCCAGTGTGGCTGATCATCCTCTCAGACCAGCTACGGATCGTCGCCTTGGTAGG
Proteins encoded:
- a CDS encoding DUF445 family protein gives rise to the protein MKTFLNKSSVTNLISLLVIAIGYVSPLYPDVIKAVGFFAFSGAITNWLAIHMLFEKVPFLYGSGIIPARFEEFKASIKNLMMEQFFTADHIEQFIENEEKQGGKVLNLGPLLNAVDYDKVYEGLVSAIMNSSFGGMLMMMGGEDALLPLKQSFIEKMQHTLTDMVESERFKHALQQGLNAHKISEDLTSKIEVVIDKRLAELTPQMVKEIVQAIIKKHLGWLVVWGGVFGGLLGALFGFA